TCTTCCCGTGCAGTGGCGGTGCGACGGCGGTGGAGAAGCCATGGTAGGTGCTCCCCTTTCCGTCCTTggttttctagggttagggttcgggtttGGCCGGTTAGGGTTTGGTCGAAACCCACTGCTATTGCTTTTCTTGCCTGACTGGATCTTCGCAAGCTAGGCTTAGGGTTCGTTTTCGatccctctttcttcttttcttcaccccgactagggttagggttccaatCCGAACCGGATCGAACCCTCTGCTTCCCTCTCTCTTCGATTTCTTTTCAATTTTCTACCCCACACTCGATCTACACACGAGATagcctggctctggtaccattgatgGATTCTTAGGATCATCTAGGTGTTGATTAGTGGGTGGATTCATCTCTATTTGATTCAAATCGAACTAGAAACAAGACTTGGGAGAGGGAGACAGACTCGGGAGACGACCATACCTTCTGGCTTGGCAGAGGAGGAAGAAATCGCCATGGCAGTGGCGATGCAGTGAGGGGCGACGGTGGCGCGGTATCGTAGTCGAACGCCGTGCAGTGGAGGCGCGGTCCATTGGCTGACACGAAAAACAATTGACCGCGCCTGATTGTATTGTCTCCGCCACTTGTTGTATGCTACTAGCATTTCTATACTCTGTTGCATCTCCGATGATTTCGAGTGCATAACTATCTTGTGTCCCAGTCACAGCATGAGGCGTGAAGGCAGCTGTCAGCACCACAGGTGGCTTCCAACCTCTGTTTTTGCTTTTTCCGGACTCATGAAATGAGCTACGTGTTTTGGACTGTGGAGCTGATATATAGCACTGGAAACCCAAATCAATAATTTGCTCTGGGAATATATCTGCTAACTCTGATGAGACGTTGTTGTTAGCACAAAGTCCGTGCCTGCTTCCTTTGCAGCATGCTGGGTCTGGGCGAGAAATTTGTGTGTGCTTGATATGCCATTCTTGAATGCCCTCACACAGAGGCCCATGCAAATGGGCAATGTCTTGTAAATTAGATAGTAGGGTGAGTTCTCCCATTGCATATTCAACAGCAAGTTTGAATTGAGATGCTAGTAATTGCAAGCCTTTTATAGCAATCTCAACTAAGTCTGTGCTTTCTGTTAGTCGTAGGATCAACCCCAGACAGAAACATTTCTCAGCCACTGTGCTATCCTCATAACGGTATGCTAGCAATGCCTCCACGCCACGCTCATCAGAATACGTGGGCTTGATGTAGAGATGTCGCAGCAGGTTTCCTTGCTCCGAATAATAAGTGAGAGTTTTCCCTTCAAGGAGATGCCTAACAATAGGGTTGCAAAAGGTGTAGTGATGAAGTGAACAACCAGACTCCAAGTGCCTCACAAACCTTCCAGCACAATCTGCATACCATTCAAATCTTCCAACATCAACTGTGCTCAAGCCAGCACAATTAAACCATCGCTTGCGCTTATTTACCACTTGCGGGAGCTCTTCCTGGCTCGGAGGCATCGCTTGCTGCTTGTGCTTGTCCAGCAGCTCCATGGCCTCGACGTAGGCACGCTTGATATTCTTCCTGCGCTGGAGCAAGGAGAGGTGTCTGATGGGCAGCTCCATGGCCCTCTCAAGTGCAAACTCCAGCTCGCTGACTTCCATCTCGAGCCTCTCCGTCAAGTGCCCTTGGGACGCCTTCTCCTCGCGTCTGCCCAAAGCAAAGGAGACGCCTCTGCTCACGGTCTCCTGAACAAGTGCTGAACACACCATCTCCGCCATGAAGTCGCTACTCGCTAGCTGTAGGGACATGATTCGACCAACCTGCTGATCAGGACACAAAACAACAGCAGGGGTTATACTCCAATTTGACGCACACAAGTACCGAAGTACGTACTAGATAAATATATATACTAGCTGTAAATCTGTAATATGGAGGAGTGcatgtttttcatgcttaattggGTTACCGGCCGATGCATATGCATGGAATATAATCCTTCAAAGAAGCCGCACACACTGAAGGGATGAAGGAGGAGGGATCACCAACTGAAGGGATGAAGGAGATGCATATGTTTTTTCATGTTTTTCAGATGCAGCACCAACTGAAGGGATGAAGGAGGAGGGATCACCAACAGATATCAAAGAAGCCGCACACACTGTTGTGTTCCTCATTATTACTGAGagtctatctatatatatagagAAGCGAAAATGTATGGAGCCATGGAGGGGACTTTTTTGCGCTGTGTACAGTAGTGTGAACCTGTAGAAACAAGTGGAGCTGGAAAATTCATGGGACTTTCTTGCGCTGTGTATAGTAGTGTGAACCTGCGCAAACAAGTGGAGCTGGAAAATTCAAGGAAGCACTGAGGATGATTCTTCCTACTTGGCACTGATGATATATATGGCCTGTTCGGGACAGCTCCACCAGCTCCAGATCCACGAAATTCAAATCCAGATCCAATTTTTTTAGCCAAACACCTCTAGTTCCACCAGCTCCACTAGAAATCTGCTCCACCAATTTGGTGGATCTGCCCCAAGATTcacctgttagattgatctctaatctcaaactgggcccaacggcccagttgggcctttaatccgcgccctgatcgggggcgcccagcccactatggctggagggcccctgtcacactgcgcaataaatagaggtgggggcagGCGGCTCAAGtaacgaggttcgcctgagccgagctccccaccgacgcctaaaccctaatccaatcagagaggggcgcagccagtgacgagaagccaccagccgcgccgcccgctccaTCGACGTCGACGTCTTCATCGCCCttttcaccgaccgtcgctgcccgtgcgcagactacaCCGACAAACATGATAGCATCCTCTGAACCCTccccctctgcggtgtcaggttcgtcAACCCTCATCTATCCTCTCTGTGTCTCTgtcttgtagcacccggttttaaagacaaaaccagatacacactatatgtgagcccaggaagtcaaatctcacatatagccacaaataagggtaatatcaaaagacaatacttattacataacgtattagtaaaaagaaaataacctcagagtatatacagcggaaagttgactccgatcttctggcgaagactccaaatccacagggacgactgactggttgaccacaagcctaacttctccaaaccagcaatctggtacccatccgggatttttatccaatgtatagaaaagtaaagcaagcgtaagtacatgtcgtacttaacaattatatcatggggttcatgaggctcaaaaggctgacactggtttactgcgattagctttaatatgtcatctttttaagcaattgagtagcaaaggatttatcattcccagaaacacatgatcaggtaaacatgaataacgtatagcataaacaattaattattaacatcatcattatccattagtgatcatccctattccataagggtccaaggccgctcgtgtccgtgagcacggctgttataacagttttatactctgcagagtttgtacacgttcactgtgagtcgtgatttacccttttgcccgaggtagctattctcttgacccacttccaaggaaggtcggcagggttcactacgaagcctttcaaaagattcgtctaacaagttagggccgctaggcgtatgtggcccatctctaggaatGGCACGGTGGGcgtcgcagcacggtacacacttcccagcagcaaaggaaacataccctgtgcctcaaaggtaaccactaacaagctagaaaagatcctcatactgagctaaagccagagccatatggccctcatagctgtactataagtcccggatgatcgcttacagataagtccttagggagaggaatctgaagcatataaacactccagccccctggttccatgttactaaaaagtcatgttttaatgtttattgcatataccattagtcaagttacaagattatggttttgattaagcactagcaaaaactatcccatgcaatatcccaaaggtttcaaggtacaagatatcaaatatctaggatatccttattggcaacaaggtagacacatgcaatatgaattaagtgtttaaatgtgaataggtaacaaggatggtcccatgctatacttgccttacacaccgatccttcgataagctttatcttcaatgtccttcttcttcttcttgatcaccacgtgtatctcaccgactggacaatcgtagaacaccacacaaacatccattcacatacatgcatagcatacagttgtaTCTAtgtcagaacagtacaccaatcatagaaaaataagtaaaagagattgatatacgattctacgtatcactacgatcacacagtcgcgagaagcacgctaatcgaaacTACGGttcaaaagttacaactaccgagagatttgcctaatacatggaaaataaactataggcttcgtttatgttaactatatgaattcatatacaaaagatattttataaacaatatggattgaattaagtcaatcttagatttaaattataaaacaaaagtaaaacaaatcatattttatgtataaaacctagttgcatagtctttaatcaagatataatttaaaccatgttatttcaaaaatatcaatatagtaaacactattactaatgcaTAGATTTTATCGTTATGattctaacgcaacttgaacggacttttTCGGAGTTAGAATGAACAAGTTAtggtttaaacaagttttactttggttaattaatagattaaatctactcatgaattttcaagtgttgaaaacacgTCTAACAGTTGtttaaacatgtagaaaacgtaaatacggtcctaacgcaattcgaacggatcaaatcggacttgaaacgcaaaagttacgcatgaaataagattcagtggcattcctgtaaatatttgaactcaaatttgaattaaaacaattaaaaatcagaatttaaatgtattttggactgggcatactatttctggaatttacagggtcctaaacgaataaaatcagggcagatttgtaattattttgaactaaatcgaactgcgggttgattctacaAAAATAGGAGGGCTATTACGCAAAACTGGCGCGGCTGACTGGGGGTTGACCGGGGCTGCTGACTCGGCTGACGTGTGGCGCGCTCTggttggctcggtgcaccacgcgGGCAGTGGACACGCTGACGCATCACCGTGGACCGGGTCcgtgggtccacggtggaccgattaCATAACGAACAGGTACATCTAATCTTAGCCGTCCAAACGAAATCCGATGGTGAGAGACGCACGGGAGAACTTCCAGCGGCGGCACGGCATCTTCGATgagggcaccatggccggcggtgagccgagcacggcggcgggcGTCGGGGAGGCGATTCGGACTTCCCCGGAGCAAACCAATCATACGGGCGCGTAGCACGAAGGCTTGCGGATTCAATGGAGCACAAATCTTGGGCGGGGAACGCATCGGGGTACCGAGCCCATGGCGGCACCATGGCTGGCGGGTCGGCAACTCGCTGCTACGGCGTCCTAGCGCATGGAACAGCGACTGGGAGGCACAGGAAGCGTTGGGGGCTCACCGCGATGCGTATGGCGGGGAGCGCAGCGTCCGGGAAGGCCTCGAGGGGGCGGTTCGTCATCGGTGGCggctggagagagaaagagagggcgcGGTGAGGGGAAATCCGAGCAAAACGAATCCGAAATCGAGAAGGGGAGGCACCTACGGCTGCGTCGGGTCGTGGCGGATGTCACGGGCGCGTCGGCGTCGAGGATTGAGGCGCGGGTGAGGGA
This DNA window, taken from Miscanthus floridulus cultivar M001 chromosome 13, ASM1932011v1, whole genome shotgun sequence, encodes the following:
- the LOC136499371 gene encoding uncharacterized protein, with translation MSLQLASSDFMAEMVCSALVQETVSRGVSFALGRREEKASQGHLTERLEMEVSELEFALERAMELPIRHLSLLQRRKNIKRAYVEAMELLDKHKQQAMPPSQEELPQVVNKRKRWFNCAGLSTVDVGRFEWYADCAGRFVRHLESGCSLHHYTFCNPIVRHLLEGKTLTYYSEQGNLLRHLYIKPTYSDERGVEALLAYRYEDSTVAEKCFCLGLILRLTESTDLVEIAIKGLQLLASQFKLAVEYAMGELTLLSNLQDIAHLHGPLCEGIQEWHIKHTQISRPDPACCKGSRHGLCANNNVSSELADIFPEQIIDLGFQCYISAPQSKTRSSFHESGKSKNRGWKPPVVLTAAFTPHAVTGTQDSYALEIIGDATEYRNASSIQQVAETIQSGAVNCFSSTRPLDGDALRLGRARAPARGPAAELPPSFSPAATGCRRVVVVSDCSAKEEKGKGKIKEEEEGEPDLLRWLSSSLAPTATVASAADACAARERERRER